The Actinopolyspora erythraea genome has a segment encoding these proteins:
- a CDS encoding ATP/GTP-binding protein, with the protein MAVQETPSFKENPNLKLAISGTYSTGKSTTSEALSIATGIPRTHAKTSRELLVDLVPGKTVMELNAMELVKLLLRRFEERVHNETSDNAFISDGGVFHEWVYFEARMRVGINPGASWWFKAIKKITGLPVKHFYQRYANMLGEVTRARAQRIYDAYVHLPVEFDMEPDGHRPVSEEFRRLSDDLLIEALDEMGIPYHVVGGSIPDRLEKIIKTFDLPVVVPVEDAIAEAERRVKADIEDLKADARFHEAQRQKSLRRRIGYALRY; encoded by the coding sequence ATGGCGGTTCAGGAAACCCCCAGTTTCAAGGAAAATCCGAACCTGAAGCTGGCCATATCGGGTACTTACTCCACCGGAAAGTCCACCACCTCGGAGGCGTTGTCGATCGCCACGGGTATCCCGCGTACCCACGCGAAGACCTCTCGGGAACTGCTCGTCGACCTCGTCCCGGGTAAGACCGTGATGGAGCTCAACGCGATGGAGCTCGTCAAGCTGCTCCTGCGCCGCTTCGAGGAACGCGTGCACAACGAGACCAGCGACAACGCCTTCATCTCCGACGGAGGTGTCTTCCACGAGTGGGTTTACTTCGAGGCGCGCATGCGCGTCGGGATCAACCCCGGCGCCAGTTGGTGGTTCAAGGCGATCAAGAAGATCACGGGCCTTCCGGTCAAGCACTTCTACCAGCGCTACGCGAACATGCTGGGCGAGGTCACCCGGGCCCGCGCGCAGCGGATCTACGACGCCTACGTCCACCTTCCCGTCGAGTTCGACATGGAGCCCGACGGCCACCGCCCGGTCTCTGAGGAGTTCCGCCGTCTCTCGGACGACCTGCTCATAGAGGCGCTGGACGAGATGGGGATTCCCTACCACGTGGTCGGGGGGTCCATTCCGGACCGGCTGGAGAAGATCATCAAGACCTTCGACCTGCCGGTGGTGGTTCCCGTCGAGGACGCCATCGCGGAGGCGGAACGCCGGGTGAAGGCCGACATCGAGGACCTCAAGGCGGACGCCCGTTTCCACGAGGCCCAGCGGCAGAAGTCGTTGCGCCGCCGCATCGGGTACGCACTGCGTTACTGA
- a CDS encoding MBL fold metallo-hydrolase, whose protein sequence is MTIDRWNVPARMRSLRVGDHTVTYIPDGHVELSPRSWFPGSTARDWEGDRARLLTEEGFFLGSVGGLLVEHGERALLIDAGFGPHRAAAAQTHPYLGALAGGGLLRGLRDAGRRPEDVEAVAFTHLHDDHFGWVFRPGNTSTPFLPHANLIASPEEWSSMRRRGMPVSFPYRQAGDGEEIFPGVVAWSTPGHTPGHTSYVVSSGGQRLIAFGDVFHSPVQVEKPEWEVSMDSDPNVGIATRDLVLKELSQPGTLGFGNHFADVVFGRVVSSESGSYWQPEHR, encoded by the coding sequence ATGACCATCGACAGGTGGAACGTTCCGGCCCGGATGAGATCGCTCCGCGTCGGAGACCACACCGTTACCTACATTCCCGACGGCCACGTCGAACTGTCCCCCAGGTCCTGGTTCCCCGGCTCCACGGCCCGGGACTGGGAGGGCGACCGGGCGCGACTGCTCACCGAGGAGGGATTCTTCCTCGGATCGGTCGGCGGTCTGCTGGTGGAGCACGGCGAACGCGCCCTGCTGATCGACGCCGGTTTCGGGCCGCACCGAGCGGCGGCCGCCCAGACCCACCCGTACCTCGGGGCGCTGGCCGGTGGTGGGCTGCTTCGCGGATTGCGCGACGCGGGGCGACGACCGGAGGACGTCGAGGCGGTCGCCTTCACGCATCTGCACGACGACCACTTCGGCTGGGTGTTCCGGCCCGGTAACACGAGCACCCCCTTCCTGCCGCACGCGAACCTGATCGCTTCCCCGGAGGAGTGGTCCTCGATGCGGCGGCGCGGAATGCCGGTGTCCTTCCCGTACCGGCAGGCGGGCGACGGTGAGGAGATATTCCCCGGCGTCGTCGCCTGGAGCACTCCGGGGCACACTCCCGGGCACACTTCCTACGTCGTTTCCTCCGGTGGGCAACGGCTGATCGCCTTCGGCGACGTCTTCCACTCACCGGTCCAGGTGGAGAAACCGGAGTGGGAGGTTTCCATGGACTCGGACCCCAACGTCGGGATCGCCACCCGCGATCTGGTGCTGAAGGAGCTCTCCCAGCCCGGCACCCTGGGATTCGGCAACCACTTCGCCGACGTGGTCTTCGGAAGGGTCGTGTCCTCGGAGTCGGGGTCCTACTGGCAACCGGAGCACCGCTGA
- a CDS encoding AAA family ATPase produces the protein MVRFRGHCDHQFVTYRVAITGSYGSGKTVLSTALSRLTEIPRTHGSPMREPIGGEGRSVHEWTPGQLVQLTVNRYTERVMSESGMPGGFISDGSVLHEWAYAKVKLVAGSYPGTAMPLRGRYRSDEVRALESVVDDLGLLMRRHAERSYDAFLHVPVEFDMTGDDQPINENFRLISDDILLPELESTGIPVYTVGGDIRERLEQCQKALGIDAVNEIEEVVRQVGER, from the coding sequence GTGGTTCGGTTCCGGGGGCACTGCGATCATCAATTTGTGACTTACAGAGTGGCAATTACTGGTTCCTACGGATCGGGAAAAACAGTGCTATCCACGGCGCTGTCCCGGTTGACCGAGATTCCGCGCACCCACGGATCCCCGATGCGGGAACCGATAGGGGGTGAGGGGAGAAGTGTCCACGAATGGACTCCCGGGCAGCTGGTGCAGCTGACCGTCAACCGTTACACGGAACGGGTGATGAGCGAGTCGGGGATGCCCGGCGGGTTCATCTCCGACGGTTCGGTGCTGCACGAGTGGGCCTACGCCAAGGTGAAACTCGTGGCCGGGTCGTACCCCGGCACGGCCATGCCGCTGCGGGGGCGTTACCGCTCGGACGAGGTCAGGGCGCTGGAGTCCGTGGTGGATGACCTCGGTCTCCTGATGAGGCGGCACGCCGAGCGGTCCTACGACGCCTTCCTGCACGTGCCGGTCGAATTCGACATGACCGGTGACGACCAACCCATCAACGAGAATTTTCGGCTCATATCCGATGACATCCTGCTGCCAGAGCTCGAAAGCACCGGTATCCCGGTTTACACAGTGGGCGGAGACATCCGCGAACGTCTGGAACAGTGCCAAAAGGCCCTGGGGATCGACGCGGTCAATGAAATCGAAGAAGTCGTTCGCCAAGTCGGCGAGCGGTGA
- a CDS encoding helix-turn-helix transcriptional regulator, with product MPRSGHLLELGRFLSARRAELTPADVGLPDVGRRRTPGLRREEVATLAGVGASWYTWIEQGRAENVSAEILRALARALRLDDVELRYMTGLASVPSGGSTGDSGSPDLSLMPQIVENWLPQPAYVLDRYWNVLVANAVARPLLGDPEGERANYLETLLTNTGARQMRPDWERDVESAVARFRADTWSLSADPGFVALIDHLCTVSTHFARLWDQYQVADDSCYQESLYHRDVGDMRFTRVVMDFTCGYGLKLVLLTPVAGSGTREAVERWYELLSVENVLPAVSA from the coding sequence ATGCCACGCTCGGGACATCTGCTGGAGCTGGGGAGATTTCTCAGTGCCAGACGCGCCGAACTGACACCGGCCGATGTGGGGCTGCCCGATGTGGGCAGGCGTCGCACACCAGGACTGCGCAGGGAGGAAGTGGCGACACTCGCGGGTGTCGGTGCCTCCTGGTACACCTGGATCGAGCAGGGGAGGGCGGAGAACGTCTCCGCGGAGATCCTGCGCGCTCTGGCGCGCGCACTCCGGCTCGACGACGTCGAGCTCAGGTACATGACCGGGCTGGCCTCCGTACCCAGTGGAGGCAGCACCGGCGACTCGGGGAGCCCGGACCTCTCCCTGATGCCGCAGATCGTGGAGAACTGGCTGCCGCAGCCCGCCTACGTCCTGGACAGGTACTGGAACGTACTGGTGGCGAACGCCGTCGCTCGCCCGCTTCTCGGGGATCCGGAGGGCGAGAGAGCCAACTACCTGGAAACACTGCTCACGAACACCGGTGCTCGCCAGATGCGTCCCGACTGGGAGCGGGACGTGGAAAGCGCCGTGGCGCGCTTCCGCGCCGACACCTGGTCGTTGAGCGCGGATCCCGGCTTCGTCGCCCTGATAGATCACTTGTGCACCGTCAGCACCCACTTCGCCCGGCTGTGGGACCAGTACCAGGTCGCTGACGACTCCTGCTACCAGGAATCGCTTTACCACCGCGATGTGGGCGACATGCGCTTCACACGCGTCGTCATGGATTTCACGTGCGGCTACGGCCTCAAACTCGTACTGCTCACGCCGGTGGCCGGCAGCGGTACTCGCGAGGCGGTCGAACGGTGGTACGAGCTGCTGTCGGTGGAAAACGTCCTTCCCGCCGTGTCCGCTTGA
- a CDS encoding MFS transporter, translating to MLALLAFAQLIIAIDYNIVFVSLPEIGEGLGFSSQNLQWVVSAYAVAFGGFLLLGGRATDLFGRKRIFILGLFLYASSSLVGGLATAPWLLIAARAVQGLGGAFLSPATLSLVTTLFREGAERNRALSVWGGAGGSGMVLGSILGGLLTQVFGWASVFYVNVIFAGAAMIVAVFLLPNDRSTTRGAFDLPGALTGTIASTLLVFALVQGPEAGWASPVVLTAFIVAVVLLAAFLVIESRSRAPMVPLRLFTNRNLSVGVSITFLFMATFGALAYFLTQFWQVAQGYSAWATGFAFVVPSGSVLIGTILGGKSATKLGIRKTLVISLSMGVVGMVALALSVSEGVSYATLVPSLAVLSLGQGMVFTNMFAAATTGIPADDQGIGSGIATTGQQIGGAVGLAVLIAITATASGETAGDPAALTDGVRTATWLIAAGIGLTILVALNLRKSTPPSAEEDEPEEVAPTVEKV from the coding sequence GTGCTAGCTCTCCTGGCATTCGCCCAGTTGATCATCGCCATCGACTACAACATCGTCTTCGTCTCGTTGCCCGAGATCGGTGAAGGACTCGGGTTCAGCTCCCAGAACCTGCAGTGGGTGGTCTCGGCCTACGCCGTGGCCTTCGGTGGTTTCCTGCTGCTCGGAGGACGAGCGACCGACCTGTTCGGTCGCAAGCGGATATTCATCCTCGGACTGTTCCTCTACGCCTCGTCCTCGCTGGTGGGAGGGTTGGCCACGGCTCCGTGGCTTCTGATCGCGGCCCGTGCGGTGCAGGGGCTGGGTGGTGCTTTCCTGTCACCGGCGACGCTCTCCCTGGTGACCACCCTCTTCCGCGAGGGCGCGGAGCGCAACCGCGCGCTGTCGGTGTGGGGTGGTGCCGGCGGTTCCGGCATGGTGCTCGGCTCCATCCTCGGCGGTCTGCTCACCCAGGTGTTCGGCTGGGCCTCGGTGTTCTACGTCAACGTCATCTTCGCGGGTGCCGCGATGATCGTCGCCGTGTTCCTGCTGCCCAACGACCGTTCCACCACCAGGGGCGCCTTCGACCTGCCCGGCGCGCTCACCGGGACGATCGCGTCCACCCTGCTGGTGTTCGCCCTGGTGCAGGGGCCGGAAGCCGGCTGGGCCTCGCCTGTCGTGCTCACCGCCTTCATCGTCGCCGTCGTGCTGCTGGCCGCGTTCCTGGTGATCGAGAGCAGGAGTCGGGCACCGATGGTGCCGCTGCGCCTGTTCACCAACCGCAACCTCTCGGTCGGCGTCTCGATCACCTTCCTGTTCATGGCGACCTTCGGTGCGCTGGCCTACTTCCTGACCCAGTTCTGGCAGGTCGCGCAGGGCTACAGTGCCTGGGCCACGGGTTTCGCGTTCGTGGTGCCCTCGGGCAGCGTGCTGATCGGAACCATCCTCGGTGGCAAGTCGGCCACCAAGCTCGGCATCCGCAAGACGCTGGTCATCTCCCTGAGCATGGGAGTCGTCGGCATGGTCGCGCTGGCGCTGTCGGTGTCCGAGGGCGTTTCCTACGCGACGCTCGTGCCGTCGCTGGCGGTCCTCTCGCTGGGGCAGGGCATGGTGTTCACCAACATGTTCGCCGCCGCGACGACCGGAATCCCGGCCGACGACCAGGGAATCGGCTCCGGCATCGCCACCACCGGCCAGCAGATCGGTGGAGCCGTCGGCCTGGCGGTGCTGATCGCCATCACCGCGACCGCGTCCGGGGAGACAGCCGGTGATCCGGCCGCGCTGACGGACGGTGTGCGCACTGCCACCTGGCTCATCGCCGCGGGGATCGGACTGACCATCCTGGTCGCGCTGAACCTGCGCAAGTCGACTCCGCCGAGCGCGGAGGAGGACGAGCCGGAGGAGGTCGCTCCGACCGTCGAGAAGGTCTGA
- a CDS encoding Gfo/Idh/MocA family protein — protein MRQQTTPEKPLGVGLVGLSAEGGWGVRGHLPALKAVDGFELRALAGSDQRAAEKAGDKYGIPHVFDDVGRMAAHDEVDVVVVAVRVPRHRELIVPALNAGKTVVSEWPLASDLAEAEELATAARGQGVRTVVGLQARSSPVVRYVHDLVERGYVGRVLSTSVIASGGGWGPFVDSRAAYTADRANGATMLSVPFGHTVDALTMCLSGFAGLTATTSVRRPEVRNTETGETLPKTAEDQIAVTGELHSGAVASIHYRGGSSYGTNMLWEINGTDGDLVVSGDIGHLQFGNVTVRGASGKNARLGELTVPEEYVLFPELGQPALNVAQAYSQLGTDIAEGTSVLPDFEHAVEHHRLLDRIQRAAATGTRQ, from the coding sequence ATGCGACAGCAGACCACCCCAGAAAAACCGCTCGGTGTCGGGTTGGTGGGACTCAGCGCCGAGGGCGGTTGGGGAGTTCGAGGCCACCTCCCCGCCCTGAAGGCGGTTGACGGATTCGAACTGCGCGCGTTGGCGGGATCCGACCAGCGGGCGGCCGAGAAGGCGGGCGACAAGTACGGGATCCCCCACGTGTTCGACGACGTGGGGCGCATGGCCGCCCATGACGAGGTGGACGTCGTCGTGGTCGCGGTCAGGGTTCCCCGTCACCGGGAGCTGATCGTCCCCGCCCTGAACGCGGGCAAGACGGTGGTGAGCGAGTGGCCGCTCGCCAGCGACCTGGCCGAGGCCGAGGAACTGGCCACCGCCGCTCGCGGGCAGGGGGTGCGTACCGTCGTCGGCCTGCAGGCGCGCTCCTCGCCGGTGGTGCGCTACGTCCACGACCTGGTGGAACGGGGCTACGTCGGGCGGGTGCTCTCGACCAGCGTCATCGCCTCCGGCGGCGGCTGGGGCCCGTTCGTCGACTCCCGGGCCGCCTACACGGCCGACCGCGCCAACGGGGCCACCATGCTTTCCGTCCCTTTCGGACACACCGTGGACGCGCTGACCATGTGCCTGTCCGGGTTCGCCGGCCTTACGGCCACCACCAGCGTCCGCAGGCCGGAAGTGCGCAACACCGAAACCGGCGAGACGCTGCCGAAGACGGCGGAGGACCAGATCGCCGTCACGGGTGAGCTCCACAGCGGAGCGGTCGCCTCGATCCACTACCGCGGCGGGTCCTCGTACGGCACGAACATGCTGTGGGAGATCAACGGAACCGACGGTGACCTGGTCGTGTCCGGTGACATCGGGCACCTGCAGTTCGGCAACGTCACGGTTCGGGGCGCATCCGGCAAGAACGCCCGATTGGGCGAGCTCACCGTTCCCGAGGAGTACGTCCTCTTCCCCGAACTGGGGCAACCGGCACTCAACGTGGCCCAGGCCTACAGCCAGCTCGGCACCGACATCGCCGAGGGCACTTCCGTCCTGCCCGACTTCGAACACGCCGTCGAGCACCACCGCCTGCTGGACAGGATCCAGCGGGCCGCCGCCACGGGCACGCGGCAGTGA
- the putP gene encoding sodium/proline symporter PutP, translating to MFDISPAVLTTFAAYLVVMLVIGVWVYRRTNTLADFALGGRRLNAPTAALSAQASDMSGWLLLGLPGAVYAQGVGATWIAIGLALGTYFNWLFIAPRLRTYTERANNAVSLSAYLESRFEDRSRSLRLVSALVIVVFFTVYVASGLVAGGVLFEDVFGVDSTLAITVAVAMIVVYAFLGGFLAVSFTDVVQGTMMFLALLVLPLIGIGLLGGFGGLGGALGEQSPALLDMGQEASFTDGSWSSGSGLGLVSIVSLLAWGPGYFGQPHILARFMGIRSARHIPVARRISTTWVVVTLLGASLVGLVGIGVLDQPLEDPERVFIALAQQLLNPWVAGVLLAAVLAAIMSTADSQLLVASTALTEDFYRAFVHRDASERLLVWVGRATVILVAIVAYVIALGGGAVLDIVSYAWAGFGSAFGPVILLSLFWSRMTWTGALGGVVGGATTVLVWKNVDALSGTGVYEMIPGWIVALLAIVVCNGLGKRPERVWSGSMADTVGDGEPAKA from the coding sequence GTGTTTGACATCAGCCCAGCAGTGCTGACGACCTTCGCCGCCTACCTGGTCGTCATGCTCGTGATCGGGGTGTGGGTGTACAGGCGCACCAACACCCTCGCGGACTTCGCGCTCGGCGGCCGGAGGCTGAACGCGCCCACGGCCGCGCTGTCGGCACAGGCCAGTGACATGTCCGGCTGGTTGCTGCTCGGACTGCCGGGGGCGGTCTACGCCCAGGGTGTGGGGGCCACCTGGATCGCGATAGGGTTGGCCCTGGGCACGTACTTCAACTGGCTGTTCATAGCGCCGCGGCTGCGCACCTACACCGAGCGCGCGAACAACGCGGTGAGCCTGTCGGCTTACCTGGAGTCCCGCTTCGAGGACCGGAGCCGGTCGCTGCGGTTGGTCTCGGCGCTGGTGATCGTCGTGTTCTTCACCGTCTACGTCGCCAGCGGACTCGTCGCCGGTGGTGTGCTGTTCGAGGACGTGTTCGGCGTGGACTCGACGCTGGCCATCACGGTCGCCGTGGCGATGATCGTGGTTTACGCCTTCCTCGGCGGGTTCCTGGCGGTGAGCTTCACCGACGTGGTGCAGGGAACGATGATGTTCCTGGCGTTGCTGGTGCTGCCGCTGATCGGGATCGGCCTGCTGGGAGGATTCGGCGGTCTGGGCGGCGCGCTCGGCGAGCAGTCCCCGGCGCTGCTGGACATGGGCCAGGAGGCGAGCTTCACCGACGGGAGCTGGTCCAGCGGCAGCGGGCTCGGCCTCGTCTCGATCGTGTCCCTGCTGGCGTGGGGGCCGGGTTACTTCGGTCAACCGCACATCCTGGCGCGGTTCATGGGTATCCGCAGCGCCCGCCACATCCCCGTGGCCCGCCGGATCAGCACCACCTGGGTGGTGGTCACCCTCCTCGGCGCTTCGCTGGTCGGTCTGGTCGGGATCGGCGTGCTCGACCAACCGCTGGAGGACCCGGAGCGGGTGTTCATCGCGTTGGCCCAGCAGCTGCTGAACCCCTGGGTCGCGGGCGTCCTGCTGGCGGCGGTGCTGGCCGCGATCATGTCCACAGCCGACAGTCAGCTGCTCGTGGCCTCCACCGCCCTGACCGAGGACTTCTACCGCGCCTTCGTCCACCGGGACGCTTCGGAACGTCTTCTGGTGTGGGTGGGTCGCGCGACCGTGATCCTGGTGGCGATCGTGGCCTACGTGATCGCGCTCGGTGGTGGAGCGGTGCTGGACATCGTCTCCTACGCGTGGGCCGGTTTCGGATCCGCGTTCGGGCCGGTGATCCTGCTCTCGCTGTTCTGGTCCCGCATGACCTGGACCGGAGCCCTCGGCGGCGTCGTCGGCGGCGCCACCACCGTCCTGGTGTGGAAGAACGTGGACGCGCTCAGCGGCACGGGCGTTTACGAGATGATCCCGGGCTGGATCGTGGCGTTGCTGGCGATCGTGGTGTGCAACGGGCTCGGCAAGCGCCCCGAACGGGTCTGGTCCGGCTCCATGGCCGACACCGTCGGGGACGGGGAGCCCGCCAAGGCCTGA
- a CDS encoding LLM class flavin-dependent oxidoreductase yields the protein MYTGFGAFLSPLHQPGQDPHLTIRRDLRLVEQLDELNFDECWFGEHHSLGWPTIGAPETMIAAAAERTSQIKLANGVVTLPFHHPFHVATRATLLDHLTRGRYILGVGPGATPNDARILGIDMDELKRMSHEALPNVIELVNGEQAVDDKTDWYSLNDAKMQLPRYSRPGIEMAISSAGSPNGPRVAGTYGMSLLSFGAPPPGFPAVDLAQQWRYAEEAAEENGRTIDRKDWRVAVPLYIAETREQAYEDAREGFDKWLHGYWGEAAGFDVSMEGVDRSRELEAMVERGRAIVGSVEDAIAGIEHLQETTGGFGTFLTYVVNWASHDKTRRSFELLAEEVAPHFTGTARRGIESIERSVASREPAA from the coding sequence ATGTACACCGGTTTCGGAGCCTTCCTGTCCCCGTTGCACCAACCCGGTCAGGACCCTCACCTGACCATCCGCCGCGACCTCCGGTTGGTGGAACAGCTGGACGAGCTCAACTTCGACGAGTGCTGGTTCGGTGAGCACCACTCGCTGGGGTGGCCGACCATCGGCGCACCGGAGACGATGATCGCGGCGGCGGCCGAGCGCACGAGCCAGATCAAGCTCGCCAACGGCGTGGTCACCCTCCCGTTCCACCACCCCTTCCACGTGGCCACGCGCGCGACCCTGCTCGACCACCTCACCCGGGGCAGGTACATCCTCGGTGTCGGTCCCGGCGCCACTCCCAACGACGCGCGGATACTCGGCATCGACATGGACGAGCTCAAGCGCATGTCCCACGAGGCCCTGCCGAACGTCATCGAGCTGGTCAACGGCGAGCAGGCCGTCGACGACAAGACCGACTGGTACAGCCTCAACGACGCCAAGATGCAGCTGCCGCGTTACAGCAGGCCGGGCATAGAGATGGCCATCTCCAGCGCGGGCTCTCCCAACGGGCCGCGCGTCGCTGGGACCTACGGCATGAGCCTGCTGTCCTTCGGCGCCCCGCCGCCCGGTTTCCCCGCGGTCGATCTCGCGCAGCAGTGGCGCTACGCCGAGGAGGCGGCCGAGGAGAACGGCCGGACCATCGACCGGAAGGACTGGCGGGTCGCCGTCCCGCTCTACATCGCGGAGACCCGCGAGCAGGCCTACGAGGACGCCAGGGAGGGTTTCGACAAGTGGTTGCACGGCTACTGGGGTGAGGCCGCCGGCTTCGACGTCTCCATGGAAGGGGTGGACAGGTCGCGGGAGCTGGAGGCCATGGTCGAACGGGGCCGGGCCATCGTCGGCTCCGTGGAGGACGCCATCGCCGGCATCGAGCACCTGCAGGAGACGACCGGCGGTTTCGGTACTTTCCTGACCTACGTGGTGAACTGGGCCTCCCACGACAAGACCAGGCGCAGCTTCGAGCTGCTTGCCGAGGAGGTCGCCCCCCACTTCACGGGAACCGCCCGCCGCGGAATCGAGTCCATCGAACGGAGCGTGGCCAGCCGCGAACCGGCCGCGTGA
- a CDS encoding AvrD family protein yields the protein MVNATQHSTLSLTSVDDFLGDRQGRFFGEGFKRVTHTVNDITVTAEGGRPRLEAVGGVRLPDSWSRKGETDQRPHLSTIDVMVLGAQLTGLHLAHAHDVRPNDPFRIRELTIRAGNAPQEDDLGAFPLAAEHVSTSPGAEGNITTVDCRVGALDIRVVAEHRGESAPSEVAGYYSSAESLPGPWNTAPYGVSHHVRSQFLNEIEIDLSEPAAEGELTVLGAPDDLSGVGHETTMIDHFVAALQLGQVLLYKLDGVDRADSNTLWMRRTSFERVADSGPGRFRVALENSRLLPSKQGTWRSADVVTRYGDRLMRCSVAHLLPVDREGVVSGKAGSL from the coding sequence ATGGTCAACGCGACACAGCACAGTACCCTGTCGCTCACCTCGGTGGACGACTTCCTCGGAGATCGGCAGGGCAGGTTCTTCGGCGAGGGGTTCAAGCGGGTCACGCACACCGTGAACGACATCACGGTCACCGCCGAGGGCGGGAGGCCGAGGCTGGAGGCCGTCGGGGGCGTCCGGTTACCGGACTCCTGGTCCAGGAAGGGTGAGACCGATCAACGGCCGCACCTGTCCACCATCGACGTGATGGTCCTCGGCGCCCAGCTGACCGGGCTCCACCTCGCCCACGCCCACGACGTTCGCCCCAACGACCCGTTCCGGATCCGCGAGCTCACGATCAGGGCGGGCAACGCGCCGCAGGAGGACGACCTGGGCGCTTTCCCGCTGGCGGCCGAGCACGTGAGCACCTCGCCGGGCGCGGAGGGCAACATCACGACGGTGGACTGCCGCGTGGGAGCCCTGGACATTCGGGTGGTCGCCGAGCACCGGGGAGAGTCCGCCCCCTCGGAGGTGGCGGGATACTACTCGTCGGCCGAGAGCCTGCCGGGGCCCTGGAACACCGCGCCGTACGGTGTTTCCCACCACGTGCGCAGCCAGTTCCTCAACGAGATCGAGATCGACCTCTCCGAACCGGCGGCGGAGGGCGAGCTGACCGTCCTCGGCGCCCCGGACGACCTGTCCGGAGTGGGCCACGAGACGACCATGATCGACCATTTCGTCGCGGCGCTGCAGCTCGGTCAGGTACTGCTCTACAAGCTCGACGGCGTCGACCGGGCCGACAGCAACACGCTCTGGATGCGGCGTACGAGCTTCGAGCGGGTCGCCGACTCCGGCCCCGGGCGTTTCCGGGTCGCTCTGGAGAACTCCCGACTGCTGCCCAGCAAGCAGGGGACCTGGCGTTCCGCCGACGTGGTGACACGGTACGGCGACCGCCTCATGAGGTGCTCGGTGGCCCACCTGCTTCCGGTGGACCGGGAGGGCGTCGTGAGCGGAAAGGCGGGTTCCTTATGA